From Salvelinus sp. IW2-2015 linkage group LG18, ASM291031v2, whole genome shotgun sequence, a single genomic window includes:
- the LOC112081287 gene encoding uncharacterized protein, with protein MSKIERLNARVAKLLTVAVHEVLEVVKETVSEYQEKTARTQRENESLRRRLQEMQDKMKRENTAAKLATFPATGGHGRAAIEKPSEQGWSPSLRQDSPEPTQVDEKPALTFEQTVRLRQEEEEYNALELDQSAHYETECNFTLTLPGHHEGVAQQSDEAVLVHVPQGVKNDSHSDLNSTSQGNTQLGINLTVIKTEPELTECSAPEPLTIPETFDCVDLSCNSTRYDPTTNAHKSHVSTGPYNELVFVHSSHNSVGRRFGFGKNSRDGRKHHRQHFRRDEPHSCFVCGKTFSRVGNLRIHQRCHTGEKPYCCLQCGRCFSQAGDLKKHKRVHTGEKPYYCGQCGKSFSRGENLKRHQKIHIGETLHLQQAWRDQQSN; from the exons ATGTCCAAAATTGAGCGTCTGAATGCCCGTGTGGCGAAGCTGCTGACGGTGGCAGTGCATGAGGTTCTGGAGGTGGTGAAAGAGACTGTGTCAGAGTACCAGGAGAAAACAGCCAGAactcagagagagaatgagagtctGAGGAGAAGACTGCAGGAAATGCAGgacaagatgaagagagagaacacag CTGCTAAACTTGCAACATTTCCTGCAACTGGTGGCCATGGAAGAGCGGCCATCGAGAAACCGTCAGAGCAGGGTTGGAGCCCTAGTCTGAGGCAGGACAGCCCAGAGCCCACACAGGTAGATGAGAAACCAGCGCTCACCTTCGAGCAGACTGTGAGACtaaggcaggaggaggaggagtacaaTGCACTGGAGCTGGATCAGTCAGCACACTATGAGACAGAGTGTAACTTTACCTTAACCTTACCCGGGCATCACGAGGGGGTGGCACAGCAATCAGATGAAGCCGTTTTGGTCCACGTGCCTCAGGGTGTGAAAAATGACTCGCACTCAGACTTGAATAGCACTTCACAGGGAAACACCCAGCTTGGCATCAATCTGACTGTTATCAAGACGGAACCCGAGCTCACCGAGTGCTCAGCACCCGAACCGTTGACTATCCCGGAGACCTTTGATTGTGTCGATTTAAGCTGCAATTCCACACGCTACGACCCAACAACGAATGCTCACAAGTCTCATGTGAGCACTGGACCATATAATGAACTCGTATTCGTCCACTCCAGTCACAACAGCGTCGGGAGGAGGTTTGGGTTTGGGAAAAACAGCAGGGACGGGAGGAAACACCATAGGCAACACTTCAGGAGGGATGAGCCGCACAGCTGCTTTGTGTGCGGCAAGACGTTCAGCCGGGTGGGGAACCTGCGTATCCACCAGCGCTGTCACACGGGCGAGAAACCCTACTGCTGCCTTCAGTGCGGTCGGTGTTTCAGTCAGGCCGgggacctcaaaaagcacaaaagggtccacacaggggagaagccataCTATTGCGGCCAGTGCGGCAAGAGCTTCAGCCGTGGGGAGAACCTAAAGAGGCATCAGAAGATCCACATCGGAGAGACCTTACACCTGCAGCAAGCATGGAGAGATCAACAGTCGAACTAG